A single genomic interval of Lacrimispora sphenoides JCM 1415 harbors:
- a CDS encoding endonuclease MutS2, translated as MNHTFQILEFNLILEKLEKFAHTEAAKEKIRDLTPCLKEGEVKKSLRDTTEARTIIDRMGLPPAVSMNGLKEIMNTARQGGCLSAEELEQTGGMLTAVKRFKDFLNRCKYLEIGLPYYEQDLNPLEDLAREIYESVRNGKVEDSASKHLKNIRQDVARLEEKLRSKAEAILRGNKKYFSDSYVTLRNGRLCLPVKKDYRSGVPGSVIDQSATGSTLFIEPAAIAELDGELELLRIEEENEARRILYMLTASVEENLEVLEGDKRLLEKLDFLFAKGSLSASMAGTSPDINTDRTIKIVNGRHPFMSPETVVPLNFELGEKERGIVITGPNTGGKTVSIKTVGLFSLMAQCGLHLPCDEADLCMNSQVLCDIGDGQNITENLSTFSAHITNVMTILKEAGPESLVILDELGSGTDPAEGMGIAIAILEELRSNGCLFLATTHYPEVKTYAKEAEGITNARMAFDKETLRPLYRMEIGEAGESCALYIAKRLGMPDSMIRRARRYAYGEQEALREEEPGTLKESAGHLNLNGPKIEKLKKTAVNKNIMEKKFTIGDSVFVYPDKKKGIVCRPVNDKGVLQVQMPDKKIWVNQKRVKLLVAAEELYPEDYDFSIIFDTVENRKARHKMEKGYQEGLEIRTE; from the coding sequence ATGAATCACACATTTCAGATTTTAGAATTTAATCTTATATTAGAAAAACTAGAAAAATTTGCACACACGGAAGCTGCGAAAGAGAAAATAAGGGATTTGACCCCATGCCTGAAGGAAGGCGAGGTAAAAAAAAGCCTTCGCGATACGACGGAGGCCAGGACCATTATAGACCGGATGGGGCTTCCCCCCGCAGTCAGCATGAATGGTCTGAAAGAGATCATGAATACGGCACGGCAGGGCGGCTGCCTGTCCGCGGAAGAACTGGAACAGACAGGGGGAATGCTCACCGCAGTAAAGCGGTTTAAGGACTTTTTAAACCGTTGTAAATACCTGGAAATTGGCCTGCCTTATTATGAGCAGGACTTAAACCCATTGGAGGATCTGGCAAGGGAGATTTATGAAAGCGTCAGAAACGGCAAAGTTGAGGACAGTGCCAGCAAACATCTAAAAAACATCCGCCAGGATGTGGCCAGATTGGAAGAAAAGCTTCGGTCAAAAGCAGAGGCCATTTTAAGGGGAAATAAAAAATATTTTTCCGATTCTTATGTGACCTTAAGAAACGGCAGACTTTGCCTCCCTGTAAAAAAAGATTACAGATCAGGGGTTCCCGGCAGTGTCATTGACCAGTCAGCAACCGGATCCACCCTTTTTATTGAACCGGCAGCTATTGCGGAGCTTGACGGGGAACTGGAGCTTTTAAGGATTGAAGAGGAAAATGAGGCAAGAAGGATCCTGTATATGCTTACTGCATCAGTGGAAGAAAATTTAGAGGTTCTGGAAGGGGATAAACGCCTTCTTGAGAAACTGGATTTCCTGTTTGCAAAGGGAAGCTTAAGCGCCTCCATGGCCGGCACCAGTCCAGACATTAATACGGATCGGACCATAAAAATCGTAAACGGCCGTCATCCATTCATGAGCCCGGAAACCGTGGTGCCTTTAAACTTTGAACTGGGAGAAAAAGAACGGGGAATCGTAATCACAGGGCCAAATACAGGAGGAAAAACCGTATCAATCAAGACGGTGGGGCTGTTCTCCCTTATGGCGCAATGCGGCCTTCACCTGCCCTGTGATGAGGCTGATCTTTGTATGAACAGTCAGGTGCTGTGTGATATCGGAGACGGTCAGAACATTACGGAAAACCTATCCACCTTTTCCGCCCATATTACCAATGTAATGACGATCCTGAAGGAAGCCGGCCCGGAGAGCCTGGTCATCCTGGATGAGCTGGGATCAGGAACAGACCCGGCGGAAGGAATGGGGATCGCCATTGCCATACTGGAAGAGTTAAGAAGCAACGGATGCCTTTTTCTGGCAACCACCCATTACCCAGAGGTAAAGACATACGCCAAGGAGGCGGAAGGTATCACCAACGCACGAATGGCTTTTGATAAGGAAACCCTTAGGCCGCTTTACCGTATGGAGATCGGGGAGGCCGGGGAAAGCTGCGCTCTTTATATAGCCAAACGGCTGGGAATGCCGGATTCTATGATAAGAAGAGCCAGAAGATACGCTTACGGAGAGCAGGAGGCCTTACGGGAAGAAGAGCCGGGTACCTTAAAAGAGAGTGCTGGACATTTAAACTTAAACGGGCCTAAAATAGAAAAACTGAAAAAGACGGCGGTGAATAAAAATATTATGGAAAAAAAGTTCACCATCGGAGACAGTGTGTTTGTTTATCCCGATAAGAAAAAGGGAATTGTATGCAGACCCGTAAATGATAAAGGGGTACTGCAGGTTCAGATGCCGGATAAGAAAATCTGGGTCAACCAGAAAAGGGTAAAGCTTCTGGTAGCTGCAGAAGA
- a CDS encoding GntR family transcriptional regulator, with the protein MEIIISSNTNKPIYEQITSQIKALIMSGELQTGDPIPSMRALAKSIHVSVITVQKAYEDLQRDGFIETTVGRGSFVSAQNKDFFQEEQQRKAEEHLQEAADIARTSGISLGKLIEILTMFYQEEE; encoded by the coding sequence GTGGAGATTATAATCAGCAGTAATACAAATAAGCCCATATATGAACAGATCACTTCGCAAATAAAAGCACTGATTATGAGCGGAGAGCTGCAGACCGGAGATCCTATTCCATCCATGCGGGCATTGGCTAAATCCATTCATGTCAGCGTCATTACCGTACAAAAAGCCTATGAAGATTTACAACGGGACGGCTTCATTGAAACTACCGTTGGGCGAGGCAGTTTTGTATCGGCACAAAACAAAGATTTCTTTCAGGAAGAGCAACAGCGAAAAGCTGAGGAACATCTGCAGGAGGCTGCCGATATTGCCCGTACCAGCGGCATATCACTGGGCAAACTGATAGAAATTTTAACCATGTTTTACCAGGAGGAGGAGTAA
- a CDS encoding ABC transporter ATP-binding protein yields the protein MEPILQVENLTKQYPDFKLDHVSFSIPKGAIMGLIGENGAGKSTTINVILDLIQKDEGVVKFWGQELSSDPRNIKENIGVVFDGINFYETLTPAKIGRISASAYKQWDETSYENYLKKLQLPPRKEIKAFSRGMKMKLSIAVALSHKPKLLILDEATGGLDPVMRDDMLDLFLDFVQDENHSILMSSHISTDLEKVADYITFIHKGKALFCKEKDELRYQYGIIRCKTDQFDAIDRSEILAYRKRDYQWDVLVADKEKARRTYKTAVVDDATIDDILLLYVKGDQIK from the coding sequence ATGGAACCAATTTTGCAAGTTGAAAATCTGACGAAACAATATCCTGATTTTAAATTGGATCATGTATCATTTTCCATTCCCAAAGGTGCTATTATGGGATTGATCGGTGAGAACGGCGCTGGTAAAAGTACCACGATCAATGTAATCCTGGATCTTATCCAAAAGGACGAAGGGGTGGTTAAGTTTTGGGGGCAGGAACTTTCTTCCGATCCCAGAAACATCAAAGAAAACATAGGAGTCGTGTTTGACGGCATCAATTTCTATGAAACCCTTACACCGGCCAAAATAGGCAGAATATCTGCTTCTGCCTATAAGCAGTGGGATGAAACCTCCTACGAAAACTATTTAAAAAAATTACAGCTCCCTCCCCGCAAAGAGATCAAAGCATTTTCCAGGGGAATGAAAATGAAGCTTAGCATTGCTGTTGCGCTTTCCCATAAACCGAAGCTTCTGATTCTGGATGAAGCAACCGGTGGGCTTGACCCGGTCATGCGTGACGATATGCTGGATTTGTTTTTGGACTTCGTACAGGATGAGAACCATTCGATTCTGATGTCGTCCCATATTTCTACGGATTTGGAAAAGGTGGCGGATTATATCACTTTTATTCATAAAGGGAAGGCCCTGTTCTGCAAAGAAAAGGATGAATTGCGCTACCAGTATGGTATTATCCGATGTAAAACAGATCAGTTCGATGCTATTGATCGATCTGAGATCCTTGCTTACCGGAAACGTGACTATCAATGGGATGTGCTGGTGGCAGACAAGGAAAAGGCCCGCCGTACGTACAAAACGGCAGTTGTGGATGATGCCACTATTGACGATATCCTTCTTCTCTATGTAAAGGGAGACCAGATAAAATGA
- a CDS encoding ABC-2 transporter permease — protein sequence MKSLILKDLYNIGHNAKSMIFILLVLAFALIPSSGVEGYIIMSGILCSMMIITTFSFDDQSKWLKYAMVMPVTKKDIVISKFIVLLIFSGIGAVTGLIIGAIGGTIAHKGIFSSVNNMLSLLFTGAVSLVLSEIAGSMSIPLLFKFGAEKARMLMLVSCLIPASIFFGIYKLFTLLGVTFTDQIIFILLCCSPFLALVWNFLMYKISYALFTRKELL from the coding sequence ATGAAAAGTTTGATTTTAAAAGATTTATATAACATCGGTCACAATGCCAAATCCATGATTTTTATACTGCTGGTTTTAGCTTTCGCTCTTATTCCTTCCTCCGGAGTAGAGGGTTATATAATCATGAGCGGCATTTTATGCAGCATGATGATTATCACGACATTCAGCTTTGATGATCAATCCAAATGGCTGAAATACGCGATGGTTATGCCGGTTACTAAAAAGGATATCGTAATCAGCAAATTTATTGTTCTTCTGATCTTCTCAGGCATTGGCGCTGTTACCGGACTGATAATTGGAGCAATAGGCGGCACCATAGCGCATAAGGGTATTTTCAGCAGCGTAAATAACATGCTTTCTCTGCTGTTTACCGGTGCTGTAAGCCTGGTGCTTTCAGAAATTGCAGGAAGCATGTCAATTCCTCTTCTGTTTAAATTCGGCGCAGAAAAGGCCCGTATGTTAATGCTTGTTTCCTGTTTGATTCCTGCTTCCATCTTCTTTGGCATCTATAAGCTATTTACCTTGCTGGGTGTTACTTTTACAGATCAAATTATATTTATCCTTCTGTGCTGCTCACCGTTTCTTGCACTGGTCTGGAACTTTTTGATGTATAAGATCAGCTATGCACTCTTTACGAGGAAGGAACTTTTGTAA
- a CDS encoding LysR substrate-binding domain-containing protein, with product MNLYISKTNVYNENIRKTDDKELVDVKRYRAVMKIVETGGFTRASEELGYTQSAVSQMVQSLEEELGTVLFIRSKKGVVLTPDGAELLPYIKNIYHAYRELTEKRKEMEGIQNATIRIGTFASVSCHWLPGLIKTFKEKYPLVSFELYQGDYTAIEQLVKDGSVDFGLINPQAVGDPELKTIPLKKDPMLAVLPLSHPLAEHKKILLEELASEPFILLEEGSLSEPMESFREHGIKPNIQYIVHDDYTIMAMIEKGLGVGILSELILNRADYKNLVRETEPPLARTIGVVLRIRRYSLLPAGNSWSISQKNMENWEPASKRGMEKKNSFRKKLNYGGEKMGHKNLTTLCYIQQEESYLMLHRIKKKDDMNQDKWLGVGGHLEEGESPEECLLREVKEETGLSLTSYLLRAIITFVSDTYPDEYMFLYTADGYEGTLTECAEGELKWIPRDEIGGLSLWEGDRIFFELLLTDIPFFSLKLVYTGDHLSDALLNGKPLALPPAITKVPSS from the coding sequence ATGAACCTTTACATCAGTAAAACAAATGTTTATAATGAAAACATTAGAAAAACTGATGATAAGGAGCTGGTGGATGTGAAGCGGTACCGGGCAGTTATGAAGATTGTGGAAACAGGAGGATTTACCAGGGCCTCCGAAGAACTTGGATATACTCAGTCTGCCGTCAGCCAGATGGTGCAGTCATTAGAGGAGGAACTGGGTACGGTACTGTTTATCCGTTCTAAAAAAGGCGTGGTATTGACACCCGATGGAGCAGAACTTTTACCTTACATAAAAAATATATACCATGCTTACAGGGAACTGACAGAGAAGCGAAAAGAAATGGAAGGGATCCAGAATGCCACCATCCGGATCGGCACCTTTGCCAGTGTATCCTGTCATTGGCTGCCGGGATTAATTAAGACGTTTAAGGAGAAATACCCGTTGGTCAGCTTTGAACTCTACCAGGGGGATTATACGGCCATTGAGCAGTTGGTTAAGGATGGAAGCGTGGATTTTGGCCTCATCAATCCCCAGGCAGTGGGAGATCCGGAGCTCAAGACCATTCCGTTAAAGAAAGATCCCATGCTGGCCGTTCTTCCCCTTTCCCATCCCCTGGCAGAACATAAGAAGATCTTATTGGAGGAACTGGCATCAGAACCGTTCATTCTCCTGGAAGAAGGAAGCCTAAGTGAACCTATGGAAAGTTTTCGTGAGCATGGGATCAAGCCCAATATCCAGTATATCGTCCATGATGATTATACGATCATGGCCATGATCGAAAAAGGACTGGGAGTTGGGATTTTATCAGAACTTATATTAAACCGCGCGGATTATAAAAATTTGGTTAGAGAAACGGAACCGCCATTAGCCAGAACCATTGGCGTTGTTTTAAGGATAAGAAGATACTCCCTGTTGCCAGCAGGCAATTCCTGGAGTATCTCACAGAAGAATATGGAGAACTGGGAACCAGCGTCTAAAAGGGGCATGGAAAAGAAGAATAGCTTTAGGAAAAAGCTTAACTATGGAGGAGAAAAAATGGGGCATAAAAATTTAACAACACTTTGTTATATCCAGCAGGAAGAAAGCTATTTAATGCTGCACCGGATTAAAAAGAAGGACGATATGAACCAGGACAAGTGGCTGGGAGTAGGAGGCCATTTGGAGGAAGGAGAGAGTCCGGAGGAATGTCTTTTACGAGAGGTAAAGGAAGAGACCGGATTATCCCTGACTTCCTACTTACTTAGAGCCATTATAACCTTTGTATCAGATACGTATCCGGATGAATACATGTTTTTATACACCGCTGACGGATACGAAGGGACCCTGACCGAGTGTGCGGAAGGAGAACTTAAATGGATCCCCAGGGATGAAATAGGCGGGCTGTCTCTTTGGGAAGGAGACCGTATTTTCTTTGAGCTGTTACTCACGGATATTCCTTTCTTTTCCTTAAAGCTTGTGTATACCGGGGATCATCTGTCGGACGCTTTGTTAAATGGCAAACCACTGGCACTCCCGCCGGCTATTACAAAAGTTCCTTCCTCGTAA
- a CDS encoding AzlC family ABC transporter permease → MNTRREQLKSGIKDGIPICLGYFAVSFTFGIMAINYGLSPWQSIAISLTSLTSAGQFAGLGIITAGAPFAEMAIAQLVINLRYSLMSCSLSQKLDKTTPFYHRLLIGYGITDEIFGVSVCRPGPLNPWYCYGLFLLAVPGWTLGTAAGAFLGQLLPERALSALGVALYGMFLAIIIPPAKKDRILAGVTVVSMIFSLLFFLIPALHRVSSGLRLIILTVLIAGAAAVLFPVPDTMEVSHE, encoded by the coding sequence ATGAATACCAGAAGAGAACAGCTAAAATCCGGAATAAAGGATGGAATCCCCATCTGCCTTGGTTACTTTGCCGTCTCCTTTACGTTCGGAATTATGGCCATAAATTATGGGCTATCGCCTTGGCAGTCCATTGCAATCTCCCTTACCAGCCTGACATCAGCAGGACAATTTGCCGGTCTGGGCATCATCACGGCAGGTGCTCCCTTTGCTGAAATGGCCATTGCCCAGCTGGTCATTAATCTGCGCTATAGTCTCATGTCCTGCTCCCTATCCCAAAAGCTTGATAAAACAACCCCATTTTATCACCGTCTGCTGATTGGTTACGGGATAACGGATGAAATCTTCGGCGTTTCCGTGTGCAGGCCGGGTCCGTTAAACCCCTGGTATTGCTACGGCCTGTTTCTGCTGGCCGTTCCTGGCTGGACCCTGGGAACCGCAGCAGGGGCGTTCTTGGGCCAGCTTCTTCCTGAAAGGGCTTTAAGTGCTTTGGGGGTAGCCCTATATGGAATGTTTCTGGCAATTATCATCCCCCCTGCAAAGAAAGATCGGATTCTGGCGGGAGTAACCGTCGTTTCCATGATCTTTAGTCTTTTGTTTTTCTTAATTCCGGCACTTCACAGGGTTTCTTCCGGACTAAGACTGATCATTCTGACGGTTTTGATCGCGGGAGCTGCTGCTGTTTTATTCCCGGTACCGGACACTATGGAGGTTTCCCATGAATAA
- a CDS encoding AzlD domain-containing protein, with translation MNNRIYLYILVMAAVTYFIRVLPLTLIRQEIRTTFIRSFLYYVPYVTLSVMTFPAILTATKSIWSGIAALLAAAILAYKEKSLFQVSLAACMVVFVMEFFL, from the coding sequence ATGAATAACCGAATCTATCTTTACATATTGGTCATGGCCGCAGTTACCTATTTTATCCGCGTCCTTCCCCTGACCCTGATCCGGCAGGAAATAAGGACAACCTTCATCCGGTCTTTCCTTTACTATGTCCCCTATGTGACATTGTCGGTAATGACCTTTCCTGCCATTCTTACGGCCACCAAAAGCATATGGTCCGGTATTGCTGCTCTTTTGGCAGCCGCCATACTGGCTTATAAGGAAAAAAGCCTGTTCCAGGTTTCTTTAGCTGCCTGCATGGTTGTTTTTGTAATGGAATTCTTCCTGTGA
- a CDS encoding DUF6774 domain-containing protein, producing the protein MSYCCDVLFISALACQIADCLNDDELTLLAADTLLLSDALNAIAVRRSICNSSANDKSSSNTTSSDQVNNTDDKS; encoded by the coding sequence ATGAGTTACTGTTGCGATGTACTATTTATTTCTGCATTGGCCTGTCAAATAGCAGATTGTTTAAATGATGATGAATTAACACTTTTGGCTGCAGACACGCTATTGTTAAGTGATGCATTAAATGCAATCGCGGTCCGCCGGTCAATCTGTAATTCATCTGCAAACGATAAAAGTTCATCTAATACCACCTCTTCCGATCAGGTTAATAATACAGATGATAAATCTTAA
- a CDS encoding phosphotransferase enzyme family protein has translation MLLDIKTYWGIQGEPVAATPTTWDVAGKYILKLVKTEDNAQSNVRLSAALRADGVPVSHILPLKDGRDYMVTQEGCYLLMEKLGGSHVREVFQQDYAEIAYQTGIIIAKIHCALAKITDKQTVNQLFDEELRGWIRNGLSKSSLLTQEEWSKPIESLCSIYPSLPKQQIHRDLHYGNLLFEGTTLTGVLDFDLGKQDARLFDIAYFLLGQLLGQKDLIAIKDKWLTFISQFLLGYESITVLEEVEKESLLLMMQCIELLFVVFWERQANQEETEATIKILKFIL, from the coding sequence ATGCTATTAGATATCAAAACATATTGGGGTATTCAAGGAGAGCCTGTTGCTGCGACTCCAACAACCTGGGACGTAGCGGGAAAGTATATATTAAAACTTGTGAAAACAGAAGACAATGCACAGAGTAATGTAAGGCTTTCAGCAGCATTACGTGCAGATGGGGTTCCTGTATCGCATATTCTGCCGTTAAAGGATGGCAGAGATTATATGGTGACGCAAGAAGGCTGTTATCTGTTGATGGAAAAACTAGGCGGTAGTCATGTAAGAGAGGTATTTCAGCAGGACTATGCAGAAATTGCTTATCAGACCGGCATTATTATTGCAAAGATCCACTGCGCACTTGCGAAAATAACCGATAAGCAGACAGTTAATCAACTGTTTGATGAAGAGCTGCGGGGCTGGATTCGCAATGGACTTTCCAAAAGCAGTTTACTGACACAAGAAGAATGGTCTAAGCCAATAGAATCCCTGTGCAGCATTTATCCCAGTCTGCCAAAGCAGCAGATTCACCGAGACCTACATTACGGCAACTTGCTGTTTGAGGGAACGACATTGACCGGTGTACTGGATTTTGACCTGGGCAAACAGGATGCTCGTTTATTTGATATCGCTTATTTCCTTTTGGGGCAATTATTAGGACAGAAGGACCTCATAGCAATAAAGGATAAGTGGCTTACATTTATCAGTCAGTTTCTTCTCGGATATGAAAGCATTACTGTGTTAGAAGAAGTTGAGAAAGAATCACTTTTGCTCATGATGCAGTGTATTGAACTTTTATTTGTCGTTTTTTGGGAGAGGCAGGCGAATCAAGAAGAAACTGAGGCAACGATAAAAATCTTAAAATTTATATTATAG
- a CDS encoding GNAT family N-acetyltransferase, producing MDKISIKRLSLDDADSLFKFEIENRSYFNTIGLSRSDSYYNRDSFQEIIESLVGEQDKDIHYMYLVMNTQGEVIGRVNLTDVIKEPLNKAELGYRIGEKNQGKGFATAAVKLVMKQAYLMHKLHRIEAGTSPQNIGSQIVLIKNGFHFIGKYNQYILKSDGWADSLLFEKVLDLS from the coding sequence GTGGATAAGATTTCTATTAAGCGATTGTCTTTGGATGATGCAGACAGCCTTTTTAAATTTGAAATAGAAAACCGTTCCTATTTTAATACGATTGGTTTGTCTCGAAGTGACTCGTATTATAATCGAGATTCGTTTCAAGAAATAATAGAAAGTTTAGTAGGTGAACAAGATAAAGATATTCACTATATGTATCTGGTAATGAATACGCAGGGTGAGGTTATTGGCAGAGTTAACCTCACTGATGTTATAAAAGAACCTTTAAATAAAGCAGAATTGGGGTACCGGATCGGTGAAAAAAATCAAGGGAAAGGATTTGCAACTGCAGCTGTAAAGCTAGTTATGAAGCAAGCGTACTTGATGCATAAGCTACATAGAATTGAAGCTGGAACCTCTCCTCAAAATATAGGCTCTCAAATTGTTTTAATTAAAAACGGTTTTCATTTTATCGGAAAGTATAACCAGTATATTTTGAAAAGTGATGGTTGGGCTGATAGTTTGCTTTTTGAAAAAGTTTTAGACTTAAGTTGA
- a CDS encoding L,D-transpeptidase family protein, translated as MWNEKMKALSKRGIIGNTIIVIASVILIYLLVSLYFTNHFYISTVINGVNVSLKANDDVDRIMRNYVKDYKLQLIERNGEIENITGQEVGLEYRGEDNITNLLRKQNSLKWIVSLFKDQKLYSKDLFTYNKEALENKISELNCLNNNLIQPQNVGFKYTDGSYELVEEVYGNKIRKDNLVKAIQSGILMGETKLDLNEKLCYENPQYILTSDKTHKTRDILNKYVSTSITFTFGTKKEILDGNIIHKWLNVDDNLDVEINKTSVAKYVKELSKKYDTVGITRNFRSSVGKVVEVKGGLYGWKINQDAETKELLKNISHGLILTKEPVYTQKALSRDENEIGNTYVEINITRQHIWFYKDGKLIIHGPVVTGNPNRGYSTVVGAYMLNYKQRDTVLTGPGYAADVKYWMPFYGNIGVHDASWRRSFGGEIYKRNGTHGCVNAPLYLAKTIFEHIEEGIPIISYEE; from the coding sequence ATGTGGAATGAGAAGATGAAAGCACTATCCAAAAGAGGAATTATAGGAAATACAATCATTGTTATTGCTTCAGTTATACTGATATATTTACTAGTATCATTATATTTTACAAATCATTTCTATATTTCCACAGTAATAAATGGAGTAAATGTTTCGTTAAAAGCGAATGATGATGTGGATCGGATAATGAGGAACTACGTAAAGGACTATAAGCTGCAACTTATAGAAAGAAATGGGGAAATCGAAAACATAACCGGGCAGGAGGTTGGATTGGAATATAGAGGAGAAGATAATATTACAAATCTTCTCCGTAAGCAGAACTCTCTAAAATGGATCGTTTCATTATTTAAAGATCAAAAACTATATTCGAAGGATTTATTTACATATAATAAAGAAGCTCTTGAAAATAAAATAAGTGAATTAAATTGTTTAAATAACAACCTGATACAACCGCAAAATGTTGGTTTTAAATATACTGACGGTTCCTATGAACTGGTGGAAGAAGTGTATGGTAATAAAATAAGGAAAGATAATTTAGTGAAAGCGATTCAGTCGGGAATTTTAATGGGAGAGACTAAATTAGATTTAAATGAAAAACTTTGTTATGAAAATCCCCAATATATCTTAACTTCAGACAAAACTCATAAAACCAGAGATATTTTAAATAAGTACGTATCAACCAGCATTACCTTTACGTTTGGTACCAAAAAGGAAATACTAGATGGGAACATAATACATAAATGGTTAAATGTAGATGATAATTTGGATGTGGAAATAAACAAGACCTCTGTTGCGAAGTATGTGAAAGAATTGAGCAAAAAATATGACACTGTCGGAATTACAAGAAATTTCCGGTCATCGGTTGGGAAGGTAGTAGAAGTAAAAGGTGGACTTTATGGTTGGAAAATTAATCAGGACGCAGAAACTAAGGAACTGCTGAAAAATATAAGCCATGGGCTGATACTTACCAAGGAACCAGTTTATACACAAAAAGCTTTGTCCCGAGATGAGAATGAGATAGGCAATACCTACGTAGAAATCAACATAACCAGGCAGCATATATGGTTTTATAAAGATGGGAAGTTAATTATCCATGGCCCAGTGGTAACAGGGAATCCTAACAGAGGATATTCAACTGTAGTAGGAGCCTATATGCTTAACTACAAGCAAAGAGATACGGTCTTAACAGGTCCGGGTTATGCGGCGGATGTGAAGTACTGGATGCCTTTTTACGGGAATATAGGAGTTCATGATGCGAGCTGGAGGCGTTCCTTTGGAGGTGAGATATACAAAAGAAATGGTACCCATGGATGTGTAAATGCTCCATTATATTTAGCAAAAACGATTTTTGAACATATAGAAGAAGGGATTCCTATTATCTCTTATGAGGAATAG
- a CDS encoding cation:proton antiporter → MNFLLKISIVIFVGIIGGKAARVFKLPNVSGYLVAGLFLGPSFLQFISSSDMESFSVINELALAVIAFSIGNEFVIKDMLKLGKSIVIITLAEVVGAVVIVFTVMYYLLNQPFAFSIVIASMSAATAPAATLLVIRQYNAHGPLTKTILPVVALDDVFGIIAFGIAMSLATLSTGQQDFSIVQMFNGLIIEIGGSILLGLVLGFILTIFAKKSSGRDELQAASLMAIGIATGISISLRLSPLLTCIMMGTTVVNTFKKSKRVFDSINDFASPVYILFFTLAGASLDLSILVSVGIVGVAYVIARAGGKMLGAWIGAKTVKADPNITKYLGLGLLPQGGISIGLLVLVRQQLPEYAVAIGTIIMFSVLIYEVTGPVFAKLAIQKAGEIDQLEKKEEKHNQKKNNVVHVSQSYD, encoded by the coding sequence TTGAATTTTCTATTGAAAATCAGTATTGTAATATTTGTTGGAATTATAGGCGGGAAAGCAGCCAGAGTCTTTAAGCTTCCCAATGTATCCGGTTATCTGGTAGCAGGATTGTTTTTAGGACCCTCTTTTTTACAATTTATTAGTTCAAGTGATATGGAATCATTTTCTGTAATTAATGAATTGGCCTTGGCAGTGATTGCCTTTAGTATAGGTAATGAATTTGTCATTAAAGATATGCTGAAATTAGGGAAATCCATTGTAATCATTACTTTGGCAGAGGTTGTTGGAGCCGTTGTTATTGTTTTTACTGTCATGTACTATTTACTAAATCAGCCTTTTGCCTTTAGCATTGTAATTGCATCGATGTCAGCTGCAACGGCGCCGGCCGCAACTTTATTAGTAATAAGGCAGTATAATGCTCATGGCCCATTAACAAAAACAATATTACCTGTAGTTGCATTAGATGATGTGTTTGGAATAATAGCTTTTGGAATTGCCATGTCTTTAGCAACACTATCGACAGGTCAACAGGATTTTTCCATAGTACAAATGTTTAATGGTCTGATTATTGAGATAGGAGGCTCTATTTTACTTGGTCTGGTACTAGGGTTTATTCTTACTATTTTTGCGAAGAAATCAAGTGGCCGTGACGAGCTTCAGGCAGCGTCGCTCATGGCAATTGGGATCGCAACAGGAATATCCATTAGTTTAAGATTATCACCTTTATTAACGTGTATTATGATGGGAACTACTGTGGTAAATACATTCAAAAAGTCGAAGAGAGTTTTTGACTCGATCAATGATTTTGCATCACCAGTCTATATTTTATTTTTCACATTAGCAGGTGCCAGCCTGGATTTAAGTATTTTAGTCAGTGTAGGAATTGTGGGGGTCGCTTATGTAATTGCAAGGGCCGGTGGAAAAATGCTGGGTGCATGGATCGGTGCGAAAACTGTGAAAGCCGATCCTAATATTACGAAATACCTCGGTTTGGGATTACTCCCTCAAGGTGGTATATCCATTGGACTTCTTGTGCTGGTGCGTCAGCAATTACCGGAATATGCCGTTGCGATTGGTACCATTATCATGTTTAGTGTATTGATTTATGAAGTAACAGGTCCTGTATTTGCGAAGCTGGCGATACAAAAAGCTGGTGAAATTGATCAATTGGAGAAGAAAGAAGAAAAACATAATCAGAAGAAGAATAATGTTGTTCATGTTTCTCAGTCATATGATTAA